In a genomic window of Nothobranchius furzeri strain GRZ-AD chromosome 14, NfurGRZ-RIMD1, whole genome shotgun sequence:
- the LOC107380901 gene encoding voltage-gated delayed rectifier potassium channel KCNH8, whose protein sequence is MPVMRGLIAPQNTFLDTIATRFDGTHSNFVLGNAQVQSLYPIVYCSDGFCELTGFARGELMQKSCMCHFLYGSETSDRITSQMQKALDERREFKTEIILYKKSGAKFWCLLDIVPIKNEKSEVVLFLVSHKDITENRDLDQVNDSDTDEETSHEIRPISRPPGCNMERRRSRAVLYQLSGHLQKQDKTKTKLKINNSVLGANANPIPEYKVADVHKSRLILLHYGAFKAGWDWLILLATFYVAITVPYNVCFTAMEIREDGGTAARNPPSVSDILVEILFIIDIVLNFRTTYVSTSGQVVYDPRSICIHYVTSWLFVDLIAALPFDLLYAFNISVNFGVHLLKTVRLLRLLRLLQKLDRYSQYSAVVLTLLMSTFALLGHWMACVWYFIGRSEIQGNNPATWDIGWLHELAKRLGTPYFLTPLTSLLEEAPHSSMTAGLVNYSQWAGSGLNGTGSVASGGRTRVRALNGTGMSLSGGPSVRSSYVTSLYFALSSLTSVGFGNVSANTDTEKIFSICTMLIGALMHAVVFGNVTAIIQRMYSRRSLYHTRTKDLKDFIRVHRLPKALEQRMMECFQTTWSVNNGIDVSELLKDFPDELRADIAMHLNKELLQLPLFESASRGCLRSLSLIIKNSFCAPGEFLIRQGDALQAIYFVCSGSMEVLKDNTVLAILGRGDLIGSDYLTQEEVIKTNACVKALTYCDLQYISLKGLREVLCLYPDYAQKFIKEIQHDLTYNLREGHNTEANCESNGGIMKKLPSIREDEEGSGSEGERSPLPKMSSLGRLGRGLRSPLRSPLRSPLLPPRPFRPVSDQSRPSSLQIPVVSFSCLQTDLSPRFVDGIETENPGTSTHKFDFSPSVTRSFLPSPASAAAGAQDGGDTMQTIAKLKHEMCVLSRQVSSVSQELQEMTRLLRPLFHNSSSLLIPCTMTPPPSVSSQSCSPAPPLLTRHTPVDCPDVTPVPVQVPELGPQLSSRETLQEDFDPLWGPRTASHHMTPPLSHCSAPPSLNGSPHIHSHPCPIPPPSSSSHPSFTSPLLVDLSEPLPDSQRPPLGLREHGTQLSFVDEGQPSE, encoded by the exons ACAGTAACTTCGTCCTGGGAAACGCTCAGGTCCAGTCCCTCTACCCAATAGTGTACTGTTCGGATGGCTTCTGCGAGCTGACTGGCTTCGCCCGCGGCGAGCTGATGCAGAAGAGCTGCATGTGTCACTTCCTGTACGGCAGCGAGACCAGCGACCGCATCACCTCACAGATGCAAAAAGCTCTGGATGAACGCCGGGAGTTCAAGACTGAGATAATCCTGTACAAGAAGAGTG GTGCCAAGTTCTGGTGTTTGCTGGACATCGTTCCAATCAAGAATGAGAAGAGTGAGGTGGTTCTGTTCCTGGTCTCACATAAGGACATCACAGAGAACAGGGACCTGGACCAGGTCAACGACTCTGACACTG atgAGGAAACCAGCCATGAGATCCGCCCGATCAGTCGGCCTCCAGGATGCAACATGGAGCGCCGGCGCAGTCGGGCCGTCCTCTACCAGCTGTCTGGACATCTCCAGAAACAGGACAAGACCAAAACCAAGCTCAAGATCAACAAT AGTGTCCTTGGGGCCAACGCTAACCCGATCCCTGAGTATAAGGTGGCCGACGTCCACAAGTCCCGCCTCATCCTCCTTCATTATGGTGCATTCAAGGCTGGCTGGGATTGGCTGATCTTGCTGGCCACCTTCTATGTCGCCATCACCGTTCCCTACAACGTCTGCTTCACCGCCATGGAGATACGAGAGGATGGCGGCACAGCAGCACGAAACCCTCCCAGCGTCAGCGACATCCTGGTGGAGATACTTTTCATCATCG ACATCGTGCTAAACTTCAGAACGACCTACGTGAGCACCTCCGGGCAGGTCGTGTATGATCCCCGCTCCATCTGCATTCACTATGTCACCTCCTGGCTGTTTGTGGATCTGATTGCTGCGCTGCCCTTTGACCTTCTCTATGCCTTCAACATCAGCGTG AACTTTGGGGTTCACCTACTGAAAACTGTGCGTCTCCTGCGCCTCTTGCGCCTCCTGCAGAAGCTGGACCGGTACTCCCAGTACAGCGCTGTGGTTCTGACTCTGCTCATGTCCACCTTCGCTCTGCTGGGCCACTGGATGGCCTGTGTCTGGTACTTTATTGGACGCAGCGAGATTCAGGGTAATAACCCCGCCACCTGGGACATAG GCTGGCTCCATGAACTGGCCAAGCGTTTGGGAACTCCTTACTTCCTGACACCACTGACCTCCCTGCTGGAAGAGGCACCTCACAGCAGCATGACAGCAGGGCTGGTGAACTACAGCCAGTGGGCCGGCTCCGGGCTGAACGGGACCGGGTCTGTGGCTTCAGGCGGTAGGACCAGAGTCAGGGCGCTAAACGGTACTGGGATGTCGCTGAGCGGCGGGCCGTCTGTCAGGAGCTCCTACGTGACGTCGCTGTACTTCGCCCTGAGCAGTCTGACCAGCGTGGGCTTCGGAAACGTCTCGGCCAACACAGACACAGAGAAGATCTTCTCCATCTGTACCATGCTGATAGGAG CGCTCATGCACGCCGTCGTGTTTGGGAATGTGACCGCTATCATTCAGAGGATGTACTCACGCCGTTCGCTCTACCACACCCGCACCAAAGACCTGAAGGACTTCATCCGAGTGCACCGGCTGCCGAAGGCTCTGGAGCAGCGCATGATGGAGTGTTTTCAGACCACCTGGTCAGTCAACAACGGGATCGATGTCAGCGAG CTGCTGAAGGACTTCCCTGATGAGCTGCGAGCGGACATAGCCATGCACctgaacaaagagctgctgcagctgCCGCTGTTCGAGTCAGCCAGCAGAGGGTGTCTGCGTTCGCTCTCCCTGATCATCAAGAACTCCTTCTGTGCTCCAGGAGAGTTCCTCATTCGCCAGGGAGATGCTCTTCAGGCCATCTACTTCGTGTGCTCGGGATCCATGGAGGTCCTGAAGGACAACACGGTGCTGGCTATTTTAG GTCGAGGCGACCTGATCGGCTCGGACTATCTGACGCAGGAGGAGGTGATCAAGACCAACGCCTGCGTGAAGGCCCTCACCTACTGCGACCTGCAGTACATCAGCCTCAAAGGGCTCCGCGAGGTGCTCTGCCTCTATCCAGACTACGCCCAGAAGTTCATCAAGGAGATCCAGCACGACCTGACGTACAACCTGCGGGAAGGACACAACACTGAG GCAAACTGCGAGAGCAATGGCGGCATCATGAAGAAGCTTCCATCCATTAGAGAAGATGAAGAGGGTTCGGGCTCTGAGGGTGAACGCTCCCCTCTACCCAAGATGTCTTCCCTGGGCAGATTAGGGCGAGGCCTGCGCTCCCCGCTCCGCTCCCCTCTGAGATCACCGCTACTCCCGCCAAGACCCTTCAGACCGGTGAGCGACCAGAGCCGCCCCTCCAGCCTGCAGATTCCTGTGGTGAGCTTCAGCTGCCTGCAGACGGACCTCAGCCCTCG GTTTGTGGACGGGATCGAGACGGAGAACCCCGGCACTTCCACTCACAAGTTTGACTTTTCGCCGAGTGTGACTCGGAGTTTCCTACCCAGCCCTGCGTCGGCTGCTGCAG GAGCCCAGGATGGAGGCGACACCATGCAGACTATTGCAAAGCTAAAACACGAG ATGTGCGTCCTTTCCCGTCAAGTCTCCTCTGTGAGTCAGGAGCTGCAGGAGATGACGCGCCTCCTCAGACCTCTTTTCCACAACTCTTCCTCGCTGCTGATACCCTGCACCATGACTCCGCCCCCCAGCGTCTCCTCTCAGAGCTGCTCGCCAGCCCCACCCCTGCTGACCCGACACACGCCCGTGGATTGTCCAGATGTTACACCTGTTCCCGTCCAGGTCCCAGAGCTCGGCCCTCAGCTGAGCTCACGTGAGACGCTTCAGGAAGACTTTGATCCACTTtggggtcccagaaccgcctcccATCACATGACTCCGCCCCTTTCTCACTGCTCAGCTCCTCCTTCGCTTAATGGCTCTCCTCACATCCACTCGCATCCCTGCCCCATCCCTCCTCCGTCTTCATCCAGCCACCCATCATTCACCTCTCCCCTCCTGGTGGACTTATCAGAACCTCTACCCGACTCCCAGAGACCCCCGCTGGGCCTGCGGGAGCACGGCACCCAGCTCAGCTTCGTGGACGAAGGCCAGCCTTCAGAGTGA